A part of Paramisgurnus dabryanus chromosome 15, PD_genome_1.1, whole genome shotgun sequence genomic DNA contains:
- the LOC135733451 gene encoding sterol 26-hydroxylase, mitochondrial-like has translation MMAVHLAVSSARRNGFVFLRSSTGAMDIRRRPVGNASAAVTDQDTQRKLKTASDLPEITTFRMLCRLFFKGYLNRMHELQLYEKQLYGPMYNVNAGNFKAISINSVDLLEELLRKDEKFPSRGDMTLWTEYRDKRGIGYGPFTEEGEKWYKLRAVLNKRMLHPKESVQYGDVINEVVTDFIKRIYHLREVSPSGDLVSDLTNELYRFSLEGISSILFETRIGCLEKEIPAETQDFIDSIAQMFTYSMPVVMLPNWTRDYLPFWRRYLNGWEGIFKFAAKLIDMKMEDIQKRVDANQEVAGEYLTYLLSNVKMSNKDVYGSIAELLLAGVDTTSNTMLWTLNLLSRDPQAQATLYEEVNRIVQGDRVPTAQEVNSMPYLKAVIKEALRMYPVVTMNSRIMAENDVVIGGHFFNKRTTFTICHYAISNDEKVFPEPRKFKPERWLRDGRARPNPFGSIPFGFGVRGCVGRRIAELEMYLALARIIKLFEIRPDPTIGEVQAINRTVLVADRQVNFHFVER, from the exons ATGATGGCTGTTCATCTCGCAGTGAGCTCTGCAAGAAGAAATGGATTTGTTTTCCTCAGGTCCAGCACAGGAGCTATGGACATCAGAAGGCGGCCAGTGGGTAATGCAAGTGCTGCCGTTACTGATCAGGACACCCAGAGGAAACTCAAGACTGCATCTGATCTCCCAGAGATCACAACCTTTAGAATGTTATGCAGACTGTTCTTTAAAGGGTATCTCAATCGCATGCATGAGCTGCAG TTATACGAGAAACAGCTTTATGGTCCCATGTACAATGTGAACGCTGGAAACTTCAAGGCTATTTCAATAAACAGCGTTGATTTACTGGAGGAACTgctcagaaaagatgaaaagtTTCCCTCTAGAGGAGACATGACTCTGTGGACAGAATACCGTGACAAGAGAGGCATCGGCTACGGCCCCTTTACAGA AGAAGGAGAAAAATGGTACAAGCTGCGCGCTGTGCTGAACAAACGTATGCTTCATCCAAAAGAATCGGTTCAGTATGGGGATGTGATTAATGAGGTGGTCACAGATTTCATCAAAAGGATTTACCATCTGCGTGAGGTCAGCCCCTCTGGTGATTTGGTCTCTGATCTGACCAATGAACTTTACCGCTTTTCTCTCGAAG GCATATCATCTATTCTGTTTGAGACACGCATTGGTTGCCTGGAGAAAGAGATCCCTGCCGAGACACAAGATTTTATTGACTCCATTGCACAAATGTTCACCTACAGCATGCCTGTAGTAATGCTGCCAAACTGGACTCGTGATTACTTACCATTTTGGCGACGGTACCTCAATGGCTGGGAAGGCATATTTAAATTTG CTGCTAAACTGATTGACATGAAGATGGAGGATATTCAAAAGCGTGTGGATGCTAATCAGGAGGTTGCTGGGGAGTACCTCACCTACCTGCTTTCTAATGTCAAGATGTCCAATAAAGACGTTTATGGAAGCATTGCTGAACTGCTGTTGGCTGGAGTGGACACA ACCTCCAACACTATGTTGTGGACCTTGAATCTGCTATCGAGAGACCCACAAGCTCAAGCTACTCTGTATGAGGAGGTAAACCGCATCGTACAGGGTGACAGAGTCCCGACTGCGCAGGAAGTCAACAGCATGCCTTACCTAAAAGCTGTCATTAAAGAAGCACTAAG AATGTATCCTGTGGTCACCATGAATTCTCGTATCATGGCAGAAAATGATGTGGTCATTGGTGGACACTTTTTCAATAAAAGg ACAACATTCACAATTTGCCACTATGCGATAAGCAATGATGAGAAGGTGTTTCCAGAACCAAGAAAGTTCAAACCCGAACGTTGGCTCCGAGATGGCCGAGCCAGGCCCAACCCATTTGGGTCGATCCCATTTGGATTTGGAGTCAGAGGTTGTGTTGGTCGTCGCATTGCTGAACTGGAAATGTATCTGGCTTTGGCCAGG ATaatcaagttatttgaaatcaGACCAGACCCAACAATAGGTGAGGTTCAAGCAATCAATCGCACAGTGCTTGTGGCAGATAGACAGGTCAACTTTCACTTTGTGGAGAGATAA
- the LOC135733449 gene encoding sterol 26-hydroxylase, mitochondrial-like: MMAVHLAVNSARRNGFVFLRSSTGAVDIRRRPVGNASAAVTDQDSQRKLKTASDLPEITTFRMMCRLLFKGYLNRTHEMQLYEKQLYGPMYVVNAGNYKTISINSVDLLEELLRKDEKFPSRGDMTVWTEYRDMRGFGYGPVTEEGEKWYKLRTVLNKRMLHPKDSVQYGDVINEVVTDFIKRIYHLREVSTSGDLVSDLTNELYRFSLEGISSILFETRIGCLEKEIPAETQDFIDSIAQMFIYTMPVVMLPKWTRDYLPFWRRYLNGWDGVFKFAVKLIDMKMEDLQKRVDANQEVAGEYLTYLLSNVKMSKKEIYGSIAELLLGGVDTTSNTLTWTLYLLSRDPEVQATLYEEVNRIVKSDRVPTAQEVNSMPYLKAVIKETLRMYPVISMNSRIMAENDVVIGGHFFNKMTTFTICHYAISKDEKVFPEPRKFKPERWLRDGRARPNPFGSIPFGFGVRGCVGRRIAELEMYLALARIIKLFEIRPDPTIGEVQAINRTVLVADRQVNFHFVER; encoded by the exons ATGATGGCTGTTCATCTCGCAGTGAACTCTGCTAGAAGAAATGGATTTGTTTTTCTCAGGTCCAGCACAGGAGCTGTGGACATCAGAAGAAGGCCAGTGGGTAATGCAAGTGCTGCTGTCACTGATCAGGACAGCCAGAGGAAACTCAAGACTGCATCTGATCTCCCAGAGATCACAACCTTTAGGATGATGTGCAGACTGTTGTTTAAAGGATACTTGAATCGCACGCATGAGATGCAG TTATACGAGAAACAGCTTTATGGTCCCATGTACGTTGTAAATGCTGGAAACTATAAGACCATTTCAATAAACAGTGTAGACTTACTGGAGGAACTgctcagaaaagatgaaaagtTTCCCTCTAGAGGTGACATGACTGTGTGGACAGAATACCGTGACATGAGAGGCTTCGGCTACGGCCCAGTTACAGA AGAAGGAGAAAAATGGTACAAGCTGCGCACAGTGCTGAACAAACGTATGCTTCATCCAAAAGACTCGGTTCAGTATGGGGATGTGATTAATGAGGTGGTCACAGATTTCATCAAAAGGATTTACCATCTGCGTGAAGTCAGCACCTCTGGTGATTTGGTCTCTGATCTGACCAATGAACTTTACCGCTTCTCTCTCGAAG GCATATCATCTATTCTGTTTGAGACACGCATTGGTTGCCTGGAGAAAGAGATCCCTGCCGAGACACAAGATTTTATTGACTCCATTGCACAAATGTTCATCTACACCATGCCTGTAGTAATGCTGCCAAAGTGGACTCGTGATTACTTACCATTCTGGCGACGGTACCTCAATGGCTGGGACGGCGTATTCAAATTTG CTGTTAAACTGATTGACATGAAGATGGAGGATCTTCAAAAGCGTGTGGATGCTAATCAGGAGGTTGCTGGGGAGTATCTCACCTACCTGCTTTCTAATGTCAAGATGTccaaaaaagagatttatggAAGCATTGCTGAACTGCTGTTGGGTGGGGTGGATACA ACCTCCAACACTTTGACGTGGACCTTGTATCTGCTATCAAGAGACCCAGAAGTTCAAGCTACTCTGTATGAGGAGGTAAACCGCATTGTAAAGAGTGACAGAGTCCCGACTGCGCAGGAAGTCAACAGCATGCCTTACCTAAAAGCTGTCATTAAAGAAACACTGAG AATGTATCCTGTGATCTCCATGAATTCTCGTATCATGGCAGAAAATGACGTGGTCATTGGTGGACACTTTTTCaataaaatg ACAACATTCACCATTTGCCACTATGCGATAAGCAAAGATGAGAAGGTGTTTCCAGAGCCAAGAAAGTTCAAACCTGAGCGTTGGCTCCGAGATGGCCGAGCCAGGCCCAACCCGTTTGGGTCGATCCCATTTGGTTTTGGAGTCAGAGGTTGTGTTGGTCGTCGCATTGCTGAACTGGAGATGTATCTGGCTTTGGCCAGG ATaatcaagttatttgaaatcaGACCAGACCCAACAATAGGTGAGGTTCAAGCAATCAATCGCACAGTGCTTGTGGCAGATAGACAGGTCAACTTTCACTTTGTGGAGAGATAA
- the lss gene encoding lanosterol synthase → MTEGTCLRRRGGPYKTEPVTNLRRWRLSNVEGRQTWRYIVDSESIDRQQNMLECHSLGLDTSEFISESPPAHTAVDAALKGMDFFSRLQTEDGHWAGDYGGPLFLLPGLLITCHIAKIPLPEAWKQEMVRYLRSVQLPDGGWGLHVEDKSTVFGTALNYTSMRILGVGPDDPDLVRARNNLHSKGGAVCIPSWGKFWLAILNVYSWEGINTLVPEMWLLPTWMPAHPSTLWCHCRQVYLPMSYCYAVRLCADEDDLVLSLRQELYVQDYSTINWPAQRNNVAACDLYTPHSTLLTVAYLMLNAYEAHHSTTLREKAGKELYDHIKADDRFTKCISIGPISKTINMLVRWYVEGPTSPAFQEHVSRIPDYLWLGLDGMKMQGTNGSQLWDTAFTVQAYLEAGAQNVPRFTECLRQAHHFFDVTQVKENPPEYQKYYRQMNKGGFPFSTRDCGWIVADCTAEGLKSVMLLQEQCSFLKKLIPKERLFDAVNVLLSMRNPDGGFATYERKRGGRLLELLNPSEVFGDIMIDYTYVECTSAVMQALKHFHKVYPEHRAEEIRTTLQEGLDFCRRIQRHDGSWEGSWGVCFTYGVWFGLEAFACMGHTFQNGSVCVEVKHACDFLLSKQMEDGGWGEDFESCEQRRYIQSKNSQIHNTCWALMALMAVGYPDVRVIERGIQVLIDKQLSNGDWPQENISGVFNKSCAISYTTYRNVFPVWTLGRFSRLYPCNSLTGKLKL, encoded by the exons ATGACAGAGGGAAC GTGTTTGCGTAGAAGGGGAGGACCATATAAGACTGAGCCTGTGACGAATCTCAGGCGTTGGAGGTTGAGTAATGTAGAAGGCAGACAGACCTGGCGGTATATAGTGGATTCAGAGAGCATCGACAGACAGCAGAACATGCTTGAATGTCATTCCCTGGGACTGGACACG TCTGAGTTTATCTCTGAGTCTCCTCCTGCACATACTGCAGTAGACGCTGCACTAAAGGGAATGGATTTCTTCAGCCGTCTGCAGACTGAAGATGGCCATTGGGCTGGAGATTATGGTGGACCACTTTTCTTACTACCAG GTCTGCTTATAACATGCCACATCGCAAAGATCCCTCTTCCAGAAGCATGGAAACAGGAGATGGTCAGATACCTGCGTTCTGTACAACTGCCTGATGGAGGCTGGGGCCT GCACGTTGAGGATAAATCCACTGTTTTTGGAACAGCTTTGAATTATACCAGCATGAGAATTCTAGGAGTTGGTCCTGATGATCCAGATTTGGTCCGGGCAAGGAATAATTTACACAGCAAAG GGGGTGCAGTCTGTATACCATCCTGGGGTAAATTTTGGTTGGCTATCCTGAACGTATACAGCTGGGAAGGAATAAATACACTCGTTCCAGAAATGTG GTTATTGCCTACCTGGATGCCAGCACATCCTTCTACCTTATGGTGCCATTGTCGGCAGGTCTATCTGCCTATGAGTTACTGCTATGCAGTCAGACTGTGTGCTGATGAAGATGATCTGGTGCTCAGTTTAAGACAG GAGTTGTATGTTCAGGATTACTCGACTATTAACTGGCCAGCTCAGAGGAATAATGTAGCAGCCTGTGACTTGTATACACCACACAGCACCTTGCTTACAGTTGCTTATT TGATGCTGAATGCGTATGAAGCTCATCACAGCACAACACTGAGAGAAAAAGCAGGGAAGGAGCTCTATGACCATATCAAAGCAGACGATCGCTTCACTAAGTGTATAAGCATCGGCCCG atTTCAAAAACTATCAATATGTTGGTCCGCTGGTATGTGGAAGGACCCACCTCACCTGCCTTCCAGGAGCATGTGTCTAGGATTCCAGACTACTTATG GCTAGGTTTGGATGGAATGAAAatgcag GGGACTAATGGATCACAGCTATGGGACACTGCCTTTACAGTGCAAGCATATCTTGAG gcAGGTGCCCAAAATGTTCCCAGGTTTACGGAGTGTCTCAGACAAGCACATCATTTCTTTGACGTGACTCAG GTTAAAGAAAATCCTCCAGAATATCAAAAATACTATAGGCAAATGAACAAg GGAGGCTTTCCCTTCAGCACACGTGACTGTGGTTGGATTGTTGCGGACTGTACAGCAGAGGGGCTGAAATCTGTGATGTTACTACAGGAGCAATGCAGTTTCCTTAAAAAACTAATTCCTAAAGAAAGACTCTTTGATGCTGTCAATGTG CTGCTAAGCATGAGAAATCCTGATGGAGGGTTTGCAACGTATGAGAGAAAGCGTGGAGGAAGACTGCTGGAGCTGCTAAACCCATCTGAAGTTTTCG GTGACATAATGATTGACTACACGTATGTTGAGTGCACTTCAGCTGTAATGCAGGCACTGAAACACTTCCACAAAGTATATCCTGAACACAGAGCTGAGGAGATTAG GACAACTCTTCAGGAGGGGCTGGATTTCTGCAGGAGGATTCAAAGACATGATGGCTCATGGGAAGG ATCTTGGGGAGTCTGTTTCACATATGGTGTCTGGTTTGGTCTGGAGGCATTCGCATGTATGGGCCACACTTTTCAGAATGG ATCTGTTTGTGTGGAGGTGAAGCATGCATGTGACTTCCTGCTGTCTAAGCAAATGGAGGATGGAGGTTGGGGGGAAGACTTTGAGTCATGTGAGCAGCGACGCTACATTCAAAGTAAAAACTCCCAGATCCACAACACCTGCTGGGCTCTGATGGCATTGATGGCTGTCGG GTATCCTGATGTCAGAGTAATTGAGAGGGGTATTCAGGTATTGATTGATAAGCAGCTTTCCAATGGAGACTGGCCCCAA